GTCAAAGCCAAAGCGACGTGCTCGTGGCCTCTTTGGGGCCCCCGTCGTGGCACAAGCCACGACGGGGTACTTAGCCCAGCCGGGCACCTTCCTGACCTTCCCCTGACCTGGAGAAGGTTAGGTTTATAGGATGCGCCTTTTGGTTCTCTGCACCCACAACTCCGCCCGTAGCCAGATGGCGGAGGGCTGGCTCCGGCACTGGGCCAAGGAAATGGGAGTGGACCTCGAGGTCCACTCCGCCGGCACCGAGAAGACCCTCGTCAAGGAGGAGGCCAAGCGGGTGATGGCCGAGGTGGGGATTGACCTTACGGGGCACTTCTCCAAAACCCTTTTTGAGCTCCCCGATCCCTGGAACTTCCACCTGGTCCTCACCGTGTGCGATGCCGCTAAGGAAGCCTGCCCCGCCTACCCCGCCAAGACGGCAAAGCGCCATGTTTCCTTCCCCGACCCCTCGGGAAAACCCCTGGAGGAGTGGCGCAGGGTGCGGGACGCCCTCGGGCGCATGGCCCGCCACCTGGTGGAAAACCTGAAAGTGGGGCGCATCCCCACAGACGAGGAACTGGAGGAAGCTGCAAGGTAGCCCTATCGGGCCGATCCGGCCTCGAGGTCCCCGATGTGGATGGCCGCCACCCCGAAGGTGAGGAGTTCGTAGCGCACCTTGAAGCCCGCTTCCTCCATCATGGCCTTTAAGGTTTCCGGCGGGGGAAAGGCCTCCACGCTTTCCGGCAAGTAGCGGTAGGCCCCGAAGCTCCCCGAGACCACCCCCCCCAGGAAGGGGAGAAGCCGCTGGAAGTAAACCCGGTAAACCAGGCCAAAGACCCCCCGGGGAGGCGGGGGAAACTCCAGGATGACCAGCCGCCCCCCCGGGGCCAGGACCCGGCGGAGTTCGAAAAGGGCCTTACGGTAGTCGGCGAAGTTGCGGAAACCGAAGGCGATGGTGATGGCCTCAAAGCTCCCTTGGGGGAAAGGAAGGGACAGGGCATCGGCTTCCAGAAACTCCACCGCAAGGCCCTGCGCCCGGGCTTTCCTGCGGGCGATCTCCAGCATGGGCAGGGCGAAGTCCGCCCCCACCACCTGAGCCGTGGGCGCCTTCCTCTTCAACATAAGGGCCAGATCCCCCGTGCCCGTGGCCAGGTCCAGAATGCGCCGGGGATTTTTTTCCAAAGCCAGGGCCACCGCCCGCCTGCGCCAGCGAAGATCGGCGCCAAAGGAAAGAAGCCGGTTCAAGAGGTCGTAGCGGGGAGCGATCTCCGCAAACATGCGCCGCACCCGCTCGGCCTTTTCCCGGGGGGAAACCTCCACGAAAGAAGTCTAGCACCGCCCGGGGCCGTAGACCTACGGGGCTAGGGTACAATCGTGGGCGTGTGGAAGGACCGTAAGCGCCTGGGAATCCTGGTGGCCCTGGGGGGAGGGGTTCTCCTCCTCCTCTGGTACCTGGCGCCCTGGGCGGTACCCCATCGCCTTTTTGGCGGCGAAGGCGTGCTTCTAAGCCCCTTCGGCCACCACCTCCCCCAAGGAACCCTGCCCCCGGGTTACCGGGATGGCTGGCTCTCTTGGGTCTTCTATCCCTCCTTAGCCTGGCTGGCCCTCACCCTGGTCCTAGCCTGGACTCCTAAGCCCGTCCGGAAGCTTTACCTCATGGGGATCCTGGGCCTAGGCCTCTTCCTCCTCACCCACCTTCTCTTCCAAGCCAGCGTGGCCCTGGTGAACGCGGGTGCGGAAAGGCCCATCCTCAGGCGGTACACCTTGGGGCTTGGCAGCTACGCCACCTTGGCCTATAGCCTCTACCTCCTCCTCCTGGCGCGGCTTTTCTCCCCTGGGGGGTTGGCCTTCCTGGTGCGCCGCCGGGGGGTGGTGGTGCCCCTTTTCTCCCTCCTCCTGGCCTCCTTGTTGGGCAGCCTCATCGTGGCGGTGATAAAGAGGGCACCGGGGGAAGCCCAGACCCTAAGGGAAGCCTGGATGCTGAAGCTGGACCTCATCACCTACACCTACCAGCTCCTCTATAGCCCCCTGGTGAACCCTTCGGGCTTCCTGCAGAGCCTCCTCCTGGCCACGCCCCTGATCTTCACCGGCCTCTCGGTGGCCCTGGGCTTCCGCGGGGGGCTTTTCAACATCGGGGCCCCGGGGCAGCTCATACTGGGGGGCATCGCCGCCATGCTGGTGGGGGTGTACCTGCCAGGGCCCAGGTGGCTGGTCCTGCCCCTGGCCATCCTGGCCGCCGCTTTGGCCGGGGGGCTATGGGGTGCCCTGCCCGGTTGGCTCAAGGCCCGCTTCGGGGCCCACGAGGTGATCAACACCATCATGCTGAACTACATCGCCGCAAGCCTCTTCCTCTTCCTCATCTCCTCCAACGAGTACAAGTTCTTCGGCAACACCCTGTACCTGCCCTTCAAGTACCCCGGGTACGAGGCCCGGAGCCACGAGATCCGCCCGGAGGCCCGCATCCCCCACTGGACCGAGCTGGTGGCCCCAGGGGGGGAGCTTTCCTTTGCCCTGCCCCTGGCCCTCCTCCTGGGGCTTTTAGGCTATTTCCTGGTCCGGAAGAGCCTAGGCCACAAGGTGCTCTTTGGCCTCCTGGGGGTGGTGGCGGGCTACGTGCTGGGCGGCCTCCTACCAGGGCCCGCGGTGGCCTTCGGCCCCGACCTCACCTCGGTGCGGCTCAACGGGGCCTTCCTTTTGGCCCTCTTCGCCCTCCTCTTCTTCCACTTCTACGTCTTCCGCACCGTGGGGGGGTATGAGCTTAGGGCCATGGGCCTGGCCCCCAAGGCGGCGGAGTACGGAGGGGTGCTGGCCGGGCGGAAGATGGTCCTCATCATGTTCCTGGCAGGGGCCTTGGCGGGTCTGGCCGCCACCCACTACGTGCTGGGCGGAGGGATTGACGAGTACCGCCTGAAGCAGTCCCTGCCCTACTCCGTGGGCTTTGACGGCATCGCCGTGGCCCTGATGGGCCAGAACACCCCCTTGGGGGTGGGCCTCGCCGCTTGGCTTTTCGGCATCCTCCTTACAGGGGGATTGCAGGTGAACCTGCAGCTCGGCATCAGCCGGGAACTGGTGGCGGTGCTTCAGGCCTTGATCGTTCTCTTCATCGCCGCAGGGGGCTTTTTGCCCCGCTACTTCACCGACCCCTTGCGGGCAGCCGAGGTGGAACTTAAGGAAGAAAGCCGAAAGCGAGAGGAAAGGGAGGAGACCCCATGAACCTGGATGCCGCCTTTTGGATCGCCCTCTTCTTCTCCACCCTGCGCCAGACCACGCCCCTCTTGCTCACCGCCTTGGGGGGGATGTTCTCCGAAAGGAGCGGGGTAGTGAACATCGCCCTCGAGGGCATCATCCTCTTCGGAGCCCTCACCGCCGCGGTGGTGGTGGAGAGGGTGGAACACACCTTAGGCCCCGGCCCCCATCCCTGGCTTCCCTGGCTTGGGGTCCTAAGCGCCATGCTGGTGGGAGGGCTGGTGGCCCTGGTGCATGCGGTGGTCTCCATCAAATACCGGGCCGACCAGATCATCAGCGCCACCGCCATCAACCTCCTGGCCCTGGGAGCCCCCAGCCTGGTCCTCACCTACTTCTACGGCAACGCCACCAACTCCAAGGAGGTGGCAAACCGCCTGCCCCTTTGGGGGCCCGAGGGTTTTGCCCTTTCCCCCTTGGTCTACCTGGCCTTCCTCCTGGTGCCCGTGAGCTGGTGGGTCCTCTTTAAAACCCCCTTCGGCCTGCGCCTTAGGGCCGTGGGCGAGCATCCCGAAGCCGCCGACACCCTGGGAATCAACGTGTTCCGCATGCGCTACATCGGGGTGGTGCTCTCCGGGGTTTTGGCAGGCCTCGCCGGGGCCTACCTGGCCATCGGCTTCCTCAACCAGTTCGTGCGGGGCATGTCTGCGGGGATGGGGTTCATCGCCCTAGCGGCCATGATCTTCGGAAAGTGGCACCCCTTGGGCATCCTCTTCGCCACCTTGCTCTTTGGCTTCGCCAGCGCCCTGGCCATCCAGCTTCAGGGCACAGAGATCCTGCCCGCGGTCTTGGTGCAGGCCTTCCCCTACGTGGTCACCGTTCTGGTGCTGGCGGGCTTCATGGGCAAGAGCCGACCCCCGGCGGCAGTGGGAAGGCCCTACGAAAAGTGAAGGACCCTGACCCATCGCCCCAGGCGGTAGCGGAGGGTGAGGGCGCTACCGTCATGGAAGCGGAGCTCCACCCGCCCCTTTCCCAAGGCGAAGCCCGCCACCTCCTCCGCCCCTAGACCCTGGGCAAAGTGGGCGAAGCCATCCGAGCGCAGGTAGAGGAAACCCTCCCCCCCAGGGGTGAGGAGGAAGATCTGGGCCTCGGTGCCCTGGCGGTTCAACACCAGGCGGCGCACCCTTCGGGCGAAAACCTGGGCCCCACGCATCCCCTCAGGCCAGATCCTCCTTGGACACCTCCACCGCCTTTCCCTCCTCCAGGAGGAGCTCCACCGTCCCCTTCAAGGGATTCACCTTCTGCACCTTGCCGCAGACCCCCCCCTTGGTGCAGACCCGGGCATTCCTCCGGGGAAGCTCCGCCAAAAGTTCCTGGTACACGGGATGCTCGTAAGCCAGGCAGCAAAGGAGCCGTCCGCAAGGACCCGAGATCTTCTCAGGGTTCAGGGGCAGCTGCTGGTCCCGGGCCAGCTTGATGGAGACCTGGGCGAAGCCCTGGAGCCAGGTGGAGCAGCAGGACTCCATCCCGCAGGCCCCCAGGGTGCCCAGGTAGGCGGCCTCCTCCCGGGGGCCTTCAGCCAAAAACTCCACCCGGGCCCCGAACCGCTCGGAAAGCTCCCGGGTAAAGCGCTTGAGGTTCACCCGCTCCTCCGCGGCGTAGTGCACGGAAAGGTGTCGGCCATCCAGGGTGAAGTCGCACCCCAGGACCTTGGCCCTCACCCCCTCTTCCTGAAGGCGGGCCCGCAGGTAAAAGGCGGCCTCCTCCGCCTTGGCCCGGAGCCTCGAGGCCAGGTCCAGATCCTCCTTGGTGGCCAGGCGCACCACCTCTCCGGCCTCCTTCTCCTTGCGGGGCGGGGTGCGCACCTTGCCCATCTCCAGGCCCCGGCTGGTGCGCACCACCACATACGCCTCCAGGGGTGGGGGATCCCCTTGGAAGCGGAAATAGCGCAGGACGGGGGTGCGGGCTTTGCGCAGATCGGCGTGCAGACGAACGCCCACGGTCATGTTTCCAAGTCTAAGGCCAATCGGGCTAGGACGAGGTCCGGGCTCACATACCGCTCCAGGGCTTCCCGGGCAGCCTCGAGGGCTAGAAGCGCCTGCGGGCGGTGGCGGAAGGCAGCATAAAGCGCGAAAATCCCTTCCTCGTCCGCGAAGAGCTCCTTCAGGAGGGTAAACCGCCGCCAGGAGGAGGCGCCACCCACCTCCCTGGCCTTCTCCATGCGGGCGCGAAAGGCAGTGGGGTCGGCCAGGGCCCTCAGGAGCCGGCCTGGAGCCCCGCCGGCGTAAGCCAGAAGCTCCGGGTCCTGGGTCAAGGAGCGAAGCCGCTCCTCTGGCACCGGGGCAAAGGCCACCTCCAGGGCCCGGCTGGCCAAGGTGGGAAGCAGGGTGGCACGGCTTGGGGCGATGAGGACGATGCGCCCGTAGGAGGGGGGTTCCTCCAGAAGCTTCAAAAGGGCGTTGGCCGCCGCCTCGGTAAGGAGGTGGGCGGCATCCAGGACGGCCACCTTGACCCGCTCCCGGGGGTGGGTGGCGAACCAGTCGAAAAGGGGTTCCACCTCCTCGAGGCGGATCTCCACCCGCCCCTTCAAACCCCGCTCTGGCGGACCTATCTCCAAAAGGTCTGGATGCTCCCCCAAGGCGGGGGGAGGAAACCCCCGGTTCAGTCCCCAGGCATACCAGCGGGCCACCAGGCGCCTCCCCACCCCTTCCGGCCCCGAGAAGAGCAAGGTGGAGGCCCCAAGCCGGGGCAGGAGCTCCAAGACGGCCTCATGGCCGATTATTCCCCAAGGGTCAGGCGGGTGTAGAGCCATGGGGGAAACCCCTCCTCCGCCAGGCGCTGGGCCACTTGGTCCAGGTTGTACCCCACCCGGAAAAAGGTGATCCCGTCCCCCTCCCACAGGGCAAAGGCCGCCCCCGGCACGTGGTCGCGGGGCTGGCCCACCGAACCCGGGTTGACCAAGGCCCGCACCGTGGGGGGAAGGATCAGCTCACCCCCTTCGGCCAGGCGCTGGTAGCGCACCCAGGGGCGGGGTCCGGAAAGCTCCAGAAAGGCCCCGGCCAGATGGGTGTGCCCGTGGAAGGTGAGGCGGTGGTCCGTACAGGCGAAGGCCTGGCGGGCCAGCTCCAACCCATCCAGGTACTCCAGGGGATCGCAGGGGCTGCCGTGGACCAGAAGCGCCCCCTCCACCTCCTTTTGCCAAGGCCAGGAGGCAAGGAAGTCCAGGTGCCTGGGGGAAAGCCTCGCCCGTTGCCAGGCCAGGATCTCCAGGACCACCCCCTCCTTGGGCAACCGGTCCAGGGCCAGAAGCCAGGCATCGTGGTTGCCCAAGACGCACTGGGCCCCCACCTCCATAAGCCAGTCCAGTACCCGGTCCCCATCCGGATAGTAGCCCACCGCATCCCCCAGGAAGAGCACCCCATCAAAAGAAGGGGCCGCCTCGAGGACCGCCTGCAAGGCGGGCCAGTTTCCGTGGATGTCGGAGAGGACCAGGTAGCGCACGGGGTTTAGGATACCATGAGAACATGGCTTCCTCTTTGCTGGAACAGCTTTCCGCAGACCTCGAGGTCCTTTCGGAACACCTTCGGGCAGGGCTGGACGAGTTCGGCACCCTGTACTGTTACCTGGAGGGGGGACGGGGAGGAAGGACCTACCTCCTCCATGCCCCTTACCAGGAGGCCTTGCCTGTGCTCCAGGCCCTAAATGGCCTTTCTTTTCGGGGGCGTATCCTCCTGGCCCTGGACCCCTCCCCCCTCTCCCCCACCCTGGAAGGCCTTCCCCTTTCTGGCCCCACCCGGGCACCCCTGGCCCACCTTCTGGAAAAAACCCGCCCCGACCGCCTCCTCTTGGCCTTTCCCGGGGAGGGCCTGGGCCAGGGCTTCCCGGGGGGCAAGGAAACCGCCGGCAAATCCGACGGGGCGGCCCCCGGATGGCAACCCCTCGAGGCGGAAGGGGAACCCCTGACGCTCCACGTGGAAGCCCCCACCGGCCTTGTCTACCGCGAGGTGCGGGCCTACGGCCCCTGGGAAAGCCCTCCCCTCAACCTGGACCTACCCATAAGCCCTGGGCCCTATTGGGGAAGCGTGGGCTTGGCCTTGGGGATTCCCACCTACGGGGTGGGTTTGGTAAACTTACGGGCAAGCCTGGAGGCGCTTTTCAGCCTCTGGTAACGGGAGGGAGAATATGGTGTACATTGCGCTGTTTGCCTTGGGAGCGGCCCTGGTTACCCTGCTCTTCTACCTGATCCTGAACCCCCGCGTGCTCACCACCGAGGGGGAAACCTTTGACCTGCGCTTCATCCTCTTCATGCTGATGCTCATCGTCCTGGCCGCCAGCACCGTGGCCCTGATGCTAACCCTAGGCAAGATGCACCATCTGCTGTAAACCCCTGCCCGAGCCCAGATTTTCGGAAAAACCTGCGGTGCCAAAGGCCCGGACCCCCCTCAGGGGCCCCGGTTCAAGTACCCCATGGCGGCTTGCGCCGCCACGGGAACCCAGACCAAGCCCGTAACCCCTAGGCGCCTTTCCTTAGGTCCTGGGGGCGTTTTGTCCCCTTTCCTGGGAAACCTGCCTTAGGTAGGCGAGGTCCTTTTCCAGCACCTGGCGGGTGGCCTCGAGGACCGGGGTGAACTCGGGGGGGAACTCCTGGACCAGGTGGCCCATGCACACCAGAAGCCCTTCCACCATGGCCTTCTCCTGCTCCCGCCGGCGCTTTCCCCCCCTCAGGGCGCTATAGGCCAGGTGCTCCAGCCGCCGCACCACGCACACCCTGGGCTCCCCCCCCACCCCGGCGCACGGCAGACCGGATGCCCCCTTGCAAGCCGCATAGGCCTTGGGGTAAAGGGGAGCCAGCTCCGGATGCCCCAAAAGAGCCGGCCCCAAGGGCCCCGCATGGGCCGCAGCCAGGCGGAGGTAGGCGGCGTGGCGGGCACGGCGAATCTCCACCTCCATGGTTCCATCTTAGACAAGGGCCCTCGGGACAAATGCCCCCAAGGACTAAGGGAGCCGGAAAGGGCTCCTCAGCCCGGCCAAGGCGATGGCCCTGGCCTCCTCCGGGGCCCAGGAAAGGGCCAGAACCCCCCGGTAGGCCCTCAGGGCCCGTTCCCTTTCCCCTGCCAGGTCCAGAAGCTGGCCAAAGCGGGCCAGCACGTACCCTGGCAGGTAACCGGGGTGCTGGAAGTCCATGCGGAACACCTCCTCCATAAGGCTTAAGGCCTCCTGCCACTCCCCGGCCGCCAGGTAGATCTGGGCCGCCAGGTACAGGGCTTCGGGATCCCCTATCTGGAAGAGCCCCTCCAAGAGCCCCGTCCAGTCGTCTTCCTCCCTAAGCTGCCAGGCCCGGTCCAAAAGGGCCCTCTGACGTTCCTTCTCCGTGGGCTCATGGGCCTTGGGCAAGGCCTCGGGAAAGCTCTTGGCCAGAAGGAGATAGTCCAGAAGCTCCGCCACCACCACCCCTTCCCGGCCCCTCAAGGCCTCCGCCACCCTTTCCATGCGGCGGGCCCGGAATCCCGTGGCCGGACCCTCCCCAAAGGCCTGGGCGTACCCCTCGTAGATCTGGCCCAGATGGTCCAGGAAGGCCTGCGAGCCCAAGACCTCCGGGGTAAGGGGGGTCTTGAGCAGCTGCAAAAGCTCCCGGTCAAAGGCGTGCATCCGCTCCAGGTGGGGTTTCCCCAGGGGGTGCTGGGCCAGGGCCTGACGGAAGGCCTCGGCCTCCTCCCTTAGATGGGCCTCCTCGTCCAGGGCCACCACGGGAATGCCCTTGGCCTCCGCCCAGGGAAGCAGGTGAAAGAGAAGGGGATCCTCCTCCCGCCAAAGCCCTTCCCGCAGGCTTTCCCCCGAGTGGGAGGCCAGGTAGAGGACGGGGGCACCGGCCTTTTCCAAAAGGGCCAGCACCGTGGCGGCGTTGTAGCGTGGATGCAGGATGTGGAAGGGCCCAAGGGAAGGAAGAAGCAGCATCCTCACCATCTTAGACCTCCGGGACCGCAATTACCGCCTGGCGGTGCTCAACGGCTGGCTGGTGTGGCTGGGGGATACCTTCTTGAACCCCAACATCGTCCTCACCAGCTTCGCCGCCAAGCTGGGGGCCCCTGGGGCCCTGATCGGCCTCCTCCCCGCCTTGCTGCAGGCCGGGGGCATGGTCCCCCAGGCCTTCCTAGCCCCCCACGTGGCCCGCTTTCCCCGCAAGATCGTGCTCTACCGGAAGGTGGCGGCCCTAAGGCTTTCCGGGGTGATCCTCATGGCCTTGGCCACCTTCTTCCTGGGTCCTTGGCCCCACCTCCTCCTTGCGGGCTTCCTCGCGGGCCTTCTCCTAAATGCCCTCTTCACCGGAGTTTCCAGCCTCCCCTTCTGGGAGGTGGTGGCCAAGACCACGCCCCCGGCAAGGCGCGCCGCCCTTTTCTCCGCCCGCAACCTCGTGGGGGGGCTCTTGGCCTTTCTGGGGGGGTTCGGGGTCCGGGAGATCCTCGCCCTTCCCCTCCCCTTCCCCCTCCCCTACGCCCTCCTCTTCACCCTGGGAGCCTTGGCCTTCGGCACGGGCTGGTACCTTTTCGGCCTCACCCAGGAACCTGAGGAACCCCCCCGGGAGGAGCGCCTGGACCTCCGCCTGCCTCTAAGGAATGCGGGTTTTCGCCGCTACCTGCGGGTGCGGGTGCTTTTGGGCCTGGCGGGGATGGCCGAGCCCTTCTACGCGGTCTATGCGGTGCGCACCCTAGGGCAAGGGCAGGAACTTGGCCTTTACCTCTCCCTTTACGCCCTTTCCTTCACCCTTTCCAACCTGCTCTGGGCCAGGCTAGCGGAGCGGGGCTCCAAGACAGTGCTTCAAGCTGGGGCTTTTCTGGCCCTCCTCGCCCCCCTTTTGGCCCTCCTCCTGCCCCGGCACCTCTTCGGTTTGGTCTTCCTCCTCCAGGGGGCCTACCTGGCCGCCTTGGGGCTTTCCACCACCACCTATCTCCTGAACCTGGCCCCACCCGAGGAGCGTAGCGCCTTCATTGGCCTGGCCAACACCGTGGCCGGGGCCTTCGCCTTCGCCACCGTCCTGGGAGGATGGGTGGCCGACAGCCTGGGGTTTTCTGGCCTCTTCCTCCTGGCAGCTTCTTTCTACGCCTGGGCCTTCTACGCCGGGAGAAAACTCCCCCACGAGGGGTAAAGAGAGGAAAGGCCTCATGGGCCAAAGGCTTCTTTCATCCATTAGCTCCACGTCCTTGCTCATGCGGGTTCGGTTCCCGCACCTTGCGCAAACCCTGGTTTTGCCCCAAGTCCTCGGCTTGGCTGAATCCATCCCCGCCAGCCACGGGGCTGTGTATAGTAGGGTTCATGGTGGTCTACCTGCCGGATGGGAAGGCCCTCGAGGTCCCCGAGGGCGCCACCGCTTGGGACGTGGCCCGGGCCATAGGCCCAGGGTTGGCCAAGGCGGCCGTGGGGGCCTTGGTGAACGGGGAGGTCTACGACCTGCTAAAGCCCCTCCCGCCCGGGGCCCAGGTCCGGATCCTCACGGAAAAGGACCCCGAGTACCAGCTCCTTTTCCGCCACACCCTGGCCCACGTGCTGGCCCAGGCGGTGAAGGAGTTCTTCGCCGAAAAGGGTTACGACCCGGAAAGCGTGCGGCTTGGGGTGGGGCCGGTGATCGAAAAGGGCTTCTACTACGACATCGACGCCCCCGAGCCCATCTCCGACGAAGACCTCCCCGCCATAGAGGAAAAGATGCGGGCCATCATCGCCAAAGACCTTCCCATGCGCCGCTTTGTGCTTCCCAGAGAGGTGGCCCTTTCCCGCTATCAGGGCAAGGACCCCTACAAAACCGAGCTCATCCTGGACCTTCCCGAGGGCGAGGAGATCAGCTTTTACCAGCAAGGGGACGAGGCCTACGGCTTCACCGATCTCTGCCGCGGGCCTCATGTGCCCTCCACGGGCCGCATTCCCCCCCACTTCAAGCTCACCCACGTGGCCGGGGCCTACTGGCGGGGGGACGAGAGAAGGCCCATGCTCCAGCGGGTCTACGGGGTGGCCTTCCGCACCGCCGAGGAGCTAAAGGAATACCTTTGGCAGCTGGAGGAGGCCAAAAGGCGGGACCACCGCCGCCTGGGGCGGGAGCTGGAGCTTTTCCTGATAGACCCCATGGTGGGCAAGGGCCTGGTGCTTTGGCTTCCCAAGGGGAACGTGATCCGCGAGGAGCTCATGGCCTTCATGCGGGAGGAGCAGATCCGGCGGGGCTACCAGCTGGTCACCACCCCCCATATCGGGAGCCTCGAGCTTTACCGCACCAGCGGCCACTACCCCTACTATGCGGAAAGCCAGTTCCCTCCCATCAGCTTCAAGGAAAGGGGCGAGGAGGAGGAGTACCTCTTAAAGCCCATGAACTGTCCCCACCACATCCGCATCTACGCCTTTAAGAAGCGCTCCTACCGCGAGCTTCCCCTGAGGATCGCCGAATTCGGCACCGTCTACCGCTACGAGAAGGCGGGGGAGCTTCTGGGCCTCACCCGGGTGCGGGGCTTCACCCAGGACGACGCCCACCTCTTCTGCACCCCGGAGCAAGTGAAGGCGGAGTTCTTGGGGGTCCTGGACCTGGTGCTGAAGGTCTTCGCCACCTTGGGCCTCAAGGACTTCCGCGCCCGCATCGGCACCCGGGACCCCAAAAGCGACAAGTACGTGGGGGATGAAGCCAAGTGGACCTTGGCGGAAAGGCAGATTGAGGAGGCGGCCCTGGAAGCTGGCCTCCACTACACGGTGGAGGAAGGGGATGCCGCCTTTTATGGCCCCAAGCTGGACTTCGTGGTGAAGGACGCTCTGGGAAGGGAGTGGCAGCTTGGCACCATCCAGGTGGACTACAACCTCCCCGAGCGCTTCGGCCTCACCTATGTGGGGCCGGACGGCCAGGAGCACCGCCCGGTCATGATCCACCGCGCCCCCTTTGGCTCCTTGGAGCGCTTCATCGGCATCCTCATCGAGCACTTCGCCGGAAACTTTCCCCTCTGGCTCGCCCCGGTGCAGATGGTGGTGGTGCCGGTTTCGGAAAAACAGGAGGACTACGCCAAGGAGGTGGTCTTTAGGCTCAAGGAAGCGGGCCTCAGGGCCGAGGCCGACCTCCGCCCCGAGCGCATGCAGGCCCGTATCCGCGACGCTGAGCTGCAGAAAGTGCCCTATGTCCTGGTGGTGGGGGACAGGGAAAAGGCCGAGGGCACGGTTAGCGTCCGCAGGCGGCTGAAGGGGAACCTGGGAAGCATGCCCCTGGCCACCTTCCTGGAGGCCGCCTTTAAGGAATACAAGGAACGCCTTTTGGAGCCAGCCTTCTGATGCGGGCCAGGTCCACCATCTTCACCCTCTTTGTGGAATACATCTACCCGGAACGGCGCGCTCGGGTGCGGGACCTCATCACCATGATGGAGGTCTTGGGCTTCTCCGAGGGAGCGGTGAGGGCGGCCCTTTCCCGGAGCGCCAAAAGGGGCTGGGTGGTGCCAGAGCGGCGGGGGCGCATGGCCTACTACGCCCTTTCCGACCGGGTCTACTGGCAGGTGCGCCAGGTTCGGCGGCGCCTCTATGAGGCCAGGACCTCCTGGGACGGGCGTTTCCTCCTGGTCCTGCCGGAAGGCCCCAGGGAACGGGGGGAAAGGGAACGCTTCCGGCGGGAGATGGCCCTTTTGGGCTACGGTAGCCTGCAAAGCGGGGTCTACTTGGGGGCGGGGGTGGACCTCGAGGCCACCCAGGAGCTCCTCGC
The nucleotide sequence above comes from Thermus tengchongensis. Encoded proteins:
- a CDS encoding MFS transporter; this translates as MWKGPREGRSSILTILDLRDRNYRLAVLNGWLVWLGDTFLNPNIVLTSFAAKLGAPGALIGLLPALLQAGGMVPQAFLAPHVARFPRKIVLYRKVAALRLSGVILMALATFFLGPWPHLLLAGFLAGLLLNALFTGVSSLPFWEVVAKTTPPARRAALFSARNLVGGLLAFLGGFGVREILALPLPFPLPYALLFTLGALAFGTGWYLFGLTQEPEEPPREERLDLRLPLRNAGFRRYLRVRVLLGLAGMAEPFYAVYAVRTLGQGQELGLYLSLYALSFTLSNLLWARLAERGSKTVLQAGAFLALLAPLLALLLPRHLFGLVFLLQGAYLAALGLSTTTYLLNLAPPEERSAFIGLANTVAGAFAFATVLGGWVADSLGFSGLFLLAASFYAWAFYAGRKLPHEG
- the thrS gene encoding threonine--tRNA ligase, with translation MVVYLPDGKALEVPEGATAWDVARAIGPGLAKAAVGALVNGEVYDLLKPLPPGAQVRILTEKDPEYQLLFRHTLAHVLAQAVKEFFAEKGYDPESVRLGVGPVIEKGFYYDIDAPEPISDEDLPAIEEKMRAIIAKDLPMRRFVLPREVALSRYQGKDPYKTELILDLPEGEEISFYQQGDEAYGFTDLCRGPHVPSTGRIPPHFKLTHVAGAYWRGDERRPMLQRVYGVAFRTAEELKEYLWQLEEAKRRDHRRLGRELELFLIDPMVGKGLVLWLPKGNVIREELMAFMREEQIRRGYQLVTTPHIGSLELYRTSGHYPYYAESQFPPISFKERGEEEEYLLKPMNCPHHIRIYAFKKRSYRELPLRIAEFGTVYRYEKAGELLGLTRVRGFTQDDAHLFCTPEQVKAEFLGVLDLVLKVFATLGLKDFRARIGTRDPKSDKYVGDEAKWTLAERQIEEAALEAGLHYTVEEGDAAFYGPKLDFVVKDALGREWQLGTIQVDYNLPERFGLTYVGPDGQEHRPVMIHRAPFGSLERFIGILIEHFAGNFPLWLAPVQMVVVPVSEKQEDYAKEVVFRLKEAGLRAEADLRPERMQARIRDAELQKVPYVLVVGDREKAEGTVSVRRRLKGNLGSMPLATFLEAAFKEYKERLLEPAF
- a CDS encoding PaaX family transcriptional regulator C-terminal domain-containing protein gives rise to the protein MRARSTIFTLFVEYIYPERRARVRDLITMMEVLGFSEGAVRAALSRSAKRGWVVPERRGRMAYYALSDRVYWQVRQVRRRLYEARTSWDGRFLLVLPEGPRERGERERFRREMALLGYGSLQSGVYLGAGVDLEATQELLAFYGLSATLFRAEHLGPKEEVLRPFSLKEASTHYQTLFSSVPPVLEDPLLAFRTLTRLVHEMRKLLFLDPLLPPELLPPGFPGPFARERFLALRETLYRQAEPFLKKLSLPLSALSPQTG